Below is a genomic region from Flavobacterium ginsengisoli.
GAAGGGAATAAAAAAACTGAATTAGCATCAAATGGTAGTTTAGTAGCTTTAGCTTCAGGAGGAAAAATATTCGATAAAGGATTACCCTATATTTTTCATTGGAAGAAGTTGGTTTCTAAAGATGTTTGGGAGGATTTGAATGTAAATGATTCAATAATAAGTGAACGTCCTAAAGGAACTTATTCGATAAATGTGGAAGATGCTAACGGAATAATGCACGGAACTTATACATTAACAGAGCAAACTCCAATAGCAGTTGAAATTTCTATAGATGAACCTGAAGCGATGGAGGTTGTATTTGACTCAACAGATGTTTCTTGTTTTGAAGGCGCCAATGGTCGAGTTAAAGCATCTATTAAAAACGGAAAATCTACCTATACTTATACTTGGTACGGACCAGGCAAAAATGCTGTAGTAGGAGACGAAATAAAAGATTTGGTTGCAGGGACTTATTATGTTGATGTTATTGATAGAATAAAAGGTTGTTTTGTAAAAGACAGTATTGAAATAAAGCAACCTCTTAAAGAGGTAATGATTGATTATTCAACAATAAAAATCCCTACTTTTTCAGGTGCAAATGACGGAAAACTTGTTGCAAAGATTACAGGTGGAACAGCATTTGATCCGTCAAAAAATCAAGATAGGCTATATGATTACGAATGGAAAAATTTAGAAGGAGTTGTACAAAATGCAACTGCCGAAGTCGAAAATGGAGTATATACCATTACTTTAGACAATGTTCCAGCAGACTCTTATTTTTTAACTATCAAAGATAAAAATTACAATGAAGCAACTGGCCAGACAGTTAATTGTAGTGTAGTAGAATCTAAATTTAAATTAACAGAGCCAGATCCTTTAAAAGTAGTTTTTGAAATTGTTAGGTATATTTCGTGTAACGCGAAAAATGAATATGGAGATAAAAAAGATACAACTCCAAAAGATGGACAGCGTGACGAATCGCAGGACGGAATTTTGTTAGCTCACGTTACAGGCGGTACTCCTTTGGAAGCTTCAGCAAATAACAGATTGCCTTATTATTTCTCTTGGAAAAAACAAAGAGACAATGGCACTTGGGAAGATTTAGCGGTACAAGATTCTATCATTTCTAATCTTTCTTACGGAAATTATGCCCTTAATGTTAAAGATAGAAATAATGTTATTTTAGGGACTTATACAAATGGAAATTGGATCGCAAAAGATTCAATTCAATTAATGGAACAGCCTCCGGTATTATCAGTAAAAATTGATAAGGGAGATGCGTTTTGTTATGGAGGTAACGATGGATGGGCAACTGCAATTGCAGAAGGAGGAAGCGGAGGTTATACTTACGTATGGTCTAATGAATATAAATCGGACAAAAATACGGTTTTAAAGAAAGGAGATTATTGGGTTATCGCAACAGATAAAAAAGGTTGTACTGCGTATGCTGAAGTTTTTATTGATGGACCTGATGCACCACTTTCTATTAAATATACTGAGGTTTTAAATCCGAGTTTTTATAAAGCCACAAATGGAAAAATTGTAGTTGAAGTAACAGGCGGAACAATAGCGACAGATAATACTTATTGGTTTGAATGGAAAAATAGTAAAGGAGTAGTGCAAACTACCACAACTACAAGTTTTAGCGATGGCATCTATACGATAACCTTAAACGGACTTCCAGAGGAAACTTATAGTTTAACAGTTCGTGATGCTAATTACAATTCGGCAATAAATAAAACAAGTTGTATAGTAGCAAATTCTGTTACAGAATTAGACGATCCAGATCCGCTTGAAGTTACTTTTGAAGTGATTCGTACTATTTCATGTAATGTGAGTAATGAATTTGGAAATGAAACAGATGCTAATCCATTAGATAATCAACGAGATGAATCGCAAGATGGTATTTTAAAAGCGCATGTAACGGGAGGTATTAAACTTGCAGGAGGAAAAAATAACGGATTACCATATTATTATACTTGGAAGAAAAAACAAGCCAATGGTTCTTGGACTATTTGGAATAATACAGGGGATACAGCAGAATATCTTTCAGAAGGTACTTATGCGTTAAACATTGAAGATGCCAACGGAATTAAACTAGGTACTTATGTGAATAATGTTTTAGTTAAAGAAATAGACCTTGAGAAGTATATTCCACAACCAGATCCGTTGAAATTGACTTTTACTAAGTTTGATGTGGGTTGTACAACTGGAGACGATGGTTGGGCAGATGCGCATGTAACAGGTGGAACACCTCCTTATACATACGAATGGACAAACGGAGAAACAACTCATAAAATAGAAAATATTACAACAAACAATTATTTTGTAATAGTTAAAGATGCAAAAGGATGCGTGGTTCAAGGAAGTATTTTTGTTGGAGATCCTAACGGAATATTTACTACAGAAACAGTAAAAGATCCTATTTGTTATAAAGGAAATGACGGATCGATAACGCTTAATGTTACAGGAGGCAATTTGCCATATTCTTATGTATGGAATACAGGTGCAGTTACAAAAGATTTGAATAATCTTACTGCTGGAAATTATGAAGTTACTATAACTTGCCCAGATTGTTGTGTTTACAAAAAGAGATTTGTTTTAAAAGACCCAGATCCTGTTATTGTCAATGTTGGTCCAGATAGAACTTTGTGCATTGATCAAAGTTTAGATTTAGATGCATCAATTAAAGATCCGCAGGCACAATACAGTTGGACATCTACAAACGGATTCACTTCAAATGAAGCCAAAATCAATGTGTCAAAAGCAGGAACTTATCATGTAAAAGTAACTACCGCTCTAGGATGTATTGGCGAAGACGAAATTGTAATTAAGACAAGCCAAACAGCAATTAGTGCAGAATTTTTATTGAGTTCTCAAGCTTATTTAGACGAAGAAGTAATTTTGGTTAATACAAGTAATCCTTTTGGAGAAAGTACAGGTTGGGTTGTTCCAGACGGAGTAAAAGTTGTAGAACAAAAAGAAAAATACATCACTTTAAAGTTTGATGCAACTGGAGTTTATTCAATTGGCTTAAAGCAGACACAAGGAGAATGTTATGCAGTTTACACCAAAAACATTATGGTAGAACAGCGCGGAACGCTACCAAATACTGACACTGCATCACAATTTATTATAGATTTTATTGTAACCCCAAATCCAAGCAATGGTAATTTTAAAGCAATTGTAAATTTAGAAAACAGTAGTGCGATAAATTTAAGACTGTTCTCATCTTCAGGACAAAATACCATGATTCAAAAACAGGAATCAGGAAAGAAAAAGTATGAGGTAGATTTTAATACCTCATTACAATCTGGTATTTACATAGTCGTACTAGAGACTGGACAGCAAACATTGGTTAAAAAAATTATCATCAATTAAAAAATGAAGAACCTTTTCAATAACATATATTTCTTTGTTCTATTTCTGTTTTTTAATGCAGTTGGATATGCACAATTATATCCAGTTCAGTTAACACCGGTTTTTAATAGTCCGTACAGTGTCAAAATATCCGATTATGCAACAAGTATGGATACAAAGATGCAATTGTTGATTAATCCGACCGATATTTCGATATCGCAAAGAAGAGTACGATTAAAACTATACATACAAGGCAACGGACTAAATATCCAAACGTCTGATTATGCACAAGAACAAAGGCCTATATATATAAATGGAGGGGAACTGCAAACCTTAACCAATGTTGATATTGCATCGCTTTTTAGGTTAGAAAACCTGCAAGGAATGACTCCAGCGCAATATGCGAATCCGTTGCCAGAGGGAATGTATAATTTTTGTTTTGAGATGTACGATTTTGTAACCAATCAAAAAATATCTCAAAAAAGTTGCGCCAATTTATATCTAATATTAAATGATCCGCCGTTATTAAATACGCCGCAAAAAAACGAGCAAATTGCTTCGACAGAGTTTCCTAATATTTTATTTACATGGACACCACGTCAGATCAATGCAACAAACATATCCTATAAATTTGAGTTAAAACAGCTTTTAGATCCAACATTAGATCCTCAAATTGGGTTTCAAATGTCGCCAACTTTATATGAAGAAACTTTGTATGGCACAGCTGTTTTATACAATTTGAGCATGCCAATACTTACTCCAGGTTTGCGTTATGCATGGAGAGTAAGGGCAATTTCTACAACAGGACTTTCAGAAAATTCTGTTTTCAAAAATGATGGATATAGCGAAATATATTCTTTTAAATACACTGCGTCTTGTGCTGCGCCAACGTTTTTATTAAGCGAAGCCCAAAGTTCAAAAAGTGTAAAAATTACTTGGGAAGGAATTCCAGAACACACAAGATATCAAGTACAATATAAAAAACAAGATGTTCGTAATGCACAATGGTTCTCGTCAAATAGTTTAAATAGGCAGAGTTTAATTACCAATTTAGAGCCAGGAGTTACCTACGAATTTAGAGTTGGATCAAGTTGTGATCCAGCCGAAGATGGCGTTCAGTCATTTACTTACTCCA
It encodes:
- a CDS encoding T9SS type A sorting domain-containing protein: MKKFYLFVILLVYGLGHAQVNLSGSANYHAIITAEMGNATGDGCNNGGLGRVSLDGIGALSSLKDDSDFWQDKSGSFERDYTESNLATSVSLYTRRRTRSGGCKITQEKAVTVPVSRKQDITYKDWDDANVTGVFAYYVYGTFRVQTYPVINLTNPNTLNNIIGTESLINIPAISGVRSEYFDWMYHIEGERRQIKIGFITIWVDVWRSLPVQYQGKNSLNILCKDFLPYEAVGKKITLRANEYGSTVELLYVRSAPHILSVEPIETSCFDTNDGKVKINFSRPLDPGEILSLDFDGMNGEDVPNITKDGILDGKKLEADNSYTVGNLNKGLTTLKLLGYFQQGTFKANTYVMDPEHQTSFTIVSPTPVDFSIEKKDISCFEGNDGAIDVVATGGTANGIYQYSLDSGATWITFLNADKTTIRDLGLGEHFVKVRKIKDVNDTIGCIAKTSDDKEKVLSKIIDQPKTPLALSSDIILSHPTFYRAQNGSVIASVKGGTPINGNKYSYEWRNEKGDLIDATNSTASFFDGIYTIRLNNVPEGKYTLIVTDNFSCDLTLKDLAILDDPEPISIKLKVKQDIFCNSANLGEEGNKKTELASNGSLVALASGGKIFDKGLPYIFHWKKLVSKDVWEDLNVNDSIISERPKGTYSINVEDANGIMHGTYTLTEQTPIAVEISIDEPEAMEVVFDSTDVSCFEGANGRVKASIKNGKSTYTYTWYGPGKNAVVGDEIKDLVAGTYYVDVIDRIKGCFVKDSIEIKQPLKEVMIDYSTIKIPTFSGANDGKLVAKITGGTAFDPSKNQDRLYDYEWKNLEGVVQNATAEVENGVYTITLDNVPADSYFLTIKDKNYNEATGQTVNCSVVESKFKLTEPDPLKVVFEIVRYISCNAKNEYGDKKDTTPKDGQRDESQDGILLAHVTGGTPLEASANNRLPYYFSWKKQRDNGTWEDLAVQDSIISNLSYGNYALNVKDRNNVILGTYTNGNWIAKDSIQLMEQPPVLSVKIDKGDAFCYGGNDGWATAIAEGGSGGYTYVWSNEYKSDKNTVLKKGDYWVIATDKKGCTAYAEVFIDGPDAPLSIKYTEVLNPSFYKATNGKIVVEVTGGTIATDNTYWFEWKNSKGVVQTTTTTSFSDGIYTITLNGLPEETYSLTVRDANYNSAINKTSCIVANSVTELDDPDPLEVTFEVIRTISCNVSNEFGNETDANPLDNQRDESQDGILKAHVTGGIKLAGGKNNGLPYYYTWKKKQANGSWTIWNNTGDTAEYLSEGTYALNIEDANGIKLGTYVNNVLVKEIDLEKYIPQPDPLKLTFTKFDVGCTTGDDGWADAHVTGGTPPYTYEWTNGETTHKIENITTNNYFVIVKDAKGCVVQGSIFVGDPNGIFTTETVKDPICYKGNDGSITLNVTGGNLPYSYVWNTGAVTKDLNNLTAGNYEVTITCPDCCVYKKRFVLKDPDPVIVNVGPDRTLCIDQSLDLDASIKDPQAQYSWTSTNGFTSNEAKINVSKAGTYHVKVTTALGCIGEDEIVIKTSQTAISAEFLLSSQAYLDEEVILVNTSNPFGESTGWVVPDGVKVVEQKEKYITLKFDATGVYSIGLKQTQGECYAVYTKNIMVEQRGTLPNTDTASQFIIDFIVTPNPSNGNFKAIVNLENSSAINLRLFSSSGQNTMIQKQESGKKKYEVDFNTSLQSGIYIVVLETGQQTLVKKIIIN